In Chanodichthys erythropterus isolate Z2021 chromosome 7, ASM2448905v1, whole genome shotgun sequence, a genomic segment contains:
- the pigb gene encoding GPI mannosyltransferase 3, whose amino-acid sequence MEKIRERFKQNKSSCESVRLRKRSSILYSTDDKRPQTLEFYGISITVFIVIFRLLNCFLVQTSFVPDEYWQSLEISHRMVFSYGYETWEWKEGIRGYSYPLLFALMYKLLYLMNYDTAYLLVFLPRVFQALLAAYADVKLYRLVQQWESPDVAKWTCFCQLCSWFTWYCCSRTLTNTMETVLTTLALCFYPLPGSKMHNSWKYLCLMSLAIVIRPTALIVWLPLLFYHFCGEQNKLKLVTQRCIPIAALALAVSTLIDSVFYGKWILVQWNFLKFNVLHNVAEFYGAHPWHWYFTQGLLVVIGPHIPLFMHGCSLATKKHRILLITILWTTAIYSLLAHKEFRFIYPVLPFCMIFCGMSLAKLQAWRKTAAGALLVLNLFPALYTGLIHQRGSLDVMHDIQRLCDISDSQNTPELLFLMPCHSTPLYSHLHCPLKLRFLECPPDLTGNEEYVDEAAMFFSNPLHWLRTSFPSQSTLPSHIVLFDSLEKEIAAFLEENRFTKQAEIFHTHFPEGRLGKNILIYTRGSGLKMN is encoded by the exons ATGGAAAAGATTCGAGAGCGCTTCAAACAGAACAAATCCTCATGTGAATCAGTGAGACTGAGAAAGAGGAGCTCCATTCTGTACAGCACAGATGATAAGAGACCTCAAACACTTG AATTCTATGGCATCAGTATCACAGTTTTCATTGTCATATTCCGCCTGCTCAACTGCTTCCTGGTGCAGACCAGCTTCGTCCCAGATGAGTACTGGCAGTCGCTTGAGATTTCCCATCGAATGGTCTTCAG TTATGGCTACGAGACCTGGGAATGGAAGGAAGGCATCCGAGGATATTCTTATCCTCTCCTGTTTGCTCTGATGTATAAGCTCCTGTATCTGATGAATTATGACACAGCGTATCTGTTG GTGTTTTTGCCGCGTGTTTTCCAGGCACTGCTGGCTGCATATGCCGACGTGAAGCTGTACCGCCTCGTCCAGCAGTGGGAATCTCCAGATGTGGCCAAATGGACA TGTTTCTGTCAGCTGTGTTCATGGTTCACCTGGTACTGCTGCAGTCGGACTCTGACCAACACCATGGAAACGGTTCTGACCACCCTGGCGCTTTGCTTTTACCCGTTACCTGGCTCTAAAATGCACAACAG CTGGAAGTATTTGTGTCTGATGTCCTTGGCCATAGTCATCCGTCCCACAGCTCTGATCGTCTGGCTTCCTCTGCTGTTCTATCATTTCTGTGGGGAACAGAACAAGCTGAAGCTCGTCACACAGCGATGCATCCCCATTGC GGCTCTTGCACTGGCCGTCTCGACACTGATAGACTCTGTGTTCTATGGAAAG TGGATCCTGGTCCAATGGAACTTCCTGAAGTTTAATGTGCTGCACAATGTGGCAGAGTTTTATGGCGCTCATCCGTGGCACTGGTACTTCACTCAGGGTCTGCTGGTTGTGATCGGACCTCACATACCGCTCTTCATGCACGGTTGTTCATTGGCCACCAAAAAGCACAGAATCCTGCTAATAACCATCTTATGGACTACAGCCATTTACAG TTTGCTCGCACATAAGGAGTTCCGGTTTATTTATCCAGTGTTGCCATTCTGTATGATATTTTGCG GTATGTCTTTAGCGAAGCTACAAGCATGGAGGAAAACTGCTGCTGGTGCACTGCTGGTGCTCAATCTGTTTCCTGCCTTATATACGGGTTTAATTCACCAGCGTGGATCTCTGGATGTCATGCATGACATACAACGGCTGTGTGACATCAGTGACTCTCAGAACACACCTGAGCTGCTGTTCCTCATGCCCTGTCACTCCACACCACTGTACAG TCACCTACATTGTCCCCTCAAACTGCGTTTCCTGGAGTGTCCACCTGATCTTACAGGAAATGAGGAGTATGTGGATGAAGCAGCTATGTTCTTCTCAAACCCTCTTCACTGGCTCAGAACGTCCTTTCCATCTCAGTCAACGTTACCTTCACATATAGTGCTGTTTGACTCCCTGGAGAAG GAAATTGCAGCATTCCTGGAGGAAAACCGATTTACCAAACAAGCTGAAATTTTCCACACTCACTTTCCCGAAGGTCGACTAGGAAAGAACATATTAATATACACCAGAGGATCTGGactaaagatgaattaa
- the LOC137023177 gene encoding protein PIGBOS1, translated as MFGRRIPFNQIAFATLVGVVGGVYIYRPVFELPRKPQTAPDQELKPVTEEQRAETTQK; from the coding sequence ATGTTTGGAAGACGGATTCCCTTTAATCAGATTGCATTTGCTACTCTGGTCGGAGTGGTGGgaggtgtgtatatatacaggcCTGTATTTGAGCTACCCAGAAAacctcaaactgcaccagaTCAAGAGCTCAAGCCAGTCACTGAGGAGCAAAGAGCGGAAACTACCCAAAAATAA